The Bdellovibrionales bacterium DNA segment GATCTTTTGGTTTTGCCACAGAGACTTATCGGGGAATTTTAGATTTCGTCAACAACACTGTTAACGCCCAACGTACGCTTCAACAACCAGGGTTCGACGATCTTTCTCTCAAGGATTTGAAATAATGTCGGCTTGTGAATACTCACAAAAAAATTGCGGACATCTGCTCCTAAATAATAACACTCCTTTTGCCAGTTATTGGTAGCCGATCTTAATCCACGGCTTAATCGATGGGAGCCATCTAATGTACCTCGCTCAGATATACAGGCGTAGGAATCTCGAATGAAGCTTGGCAAGAATCGATCCACGAGCCGATTAAAAATAATGTGGTGTACAACCCGATCGCGAAAAGTGGCCGACCAAATCTCGCGAATTTTTGGCTGTTCAATGACAAAAGCAATACTTCGCCCAATGACATAGCGATCTTCTTTTAGCTCCCAATAAAGATCGTAGAGATTGGATTCTAAATTAAACTCAAAATCCAGAGCGTAAACCGATCCGCGTTTCCCGCGACGACAACTATAGTAGGCTTCCACGACCTCAAGAAACTCCAAATCCATGAACGCTCCGAAAATATTTTTGTTTTAAGGGTGTCATCAAGGGGCTCTATCTCCGGACACAACGGACCCTGTTGGTATTGTTCTTATTATTGTTATTCTGGTAGCCGTCACTAAACCTCTGAATCCACGAATTGTTATTATTGTACTCCGTGGAGGACCAATAAAGGACAATACTCGACGAACATTGCGATGGGTCGCTCCTTGTACACAGTTCTCAAATTCTCGAGGCTGCGACTGCCAACTATGACTAGCTGACAAAATAGGTTGGTTTTTAAATAATTTTCTTATCGTTCCCAACCGGACCCATCCCGAGATGCGAGACGCTCGCTCAGTCAAGCCTTAACTCCACTGATTCTGGTACCCTTAATGACACATTTATATTTTTTAATCTAGAAAATATAAATTACAACTGTTTATATTTATAAAAATCATTTACTGCGAATCTAACACGTCGCTCAAATTATTTTTTTGTCAGTTATTTGCACTTTAAACTGCACCAAACTTTGGAGCGAAATATTGGAGGCCGTACACTTATTTCTTTGAGATGGATTTTTTCCAACCCTGAGACTGCTTGCTAATAGATTCGGTCATCTCCACAAGCGCTGCGTCGTGTTTCAGAGGAAGAATTTTTAAATCGTGCGCCAGACGGATCAGGAGCTCGATCACTTGGAGTCGTTCGAGCATTGTATCGATCACCGGGCTTTTATTTAATGCTGCGTTAGCTCGATAAATGAGGATCACAAGCTCTATCACTTCCTGCTGGAGGCTTTGCGCTAAAGTGAATTTGTACTCTCTCGGAAAATTTTTGGTGGCGACATTCACACGACCTAAAAGCTCGTAGGTCAGCTTGTAAATTGGCAGATGACGATAGCGCGACATATGTAAGTCTCTCTTAAAAAATCATTTTTTTTAAGTCGCCACCCCTAACGGGGTGGAAGAAAAATGATTAAATCATTGAATCATTCATTAAACGCTTTCGCGTTTAAAATCTCCGGACACAACGCACTCTGTAGGCAGTATTCTTACTACCGTTAGCCTGGAGGCCGTCACTAAACCTCTGAAACCCACGAATTAGCATTAACGTACTCCGTGGAGGACCAATACCAATTCCCATCTTGAACGAGCCCTGGAATACTTGCGCGATTGGTCCAAAATAAATTGAGCTCATAGCGATTGGGTAAATGCCAATCTGTATATCCACCGTAGCTGAGCCGATCACAGTATCTCGCAGCCGCATGATAACCACCTTGACCCGCAGAGGTTATAGCCACAATATTCGTAGTATTTTGACTACCGTAATACTGATCCGTATTGCTGGCGCCAAACCCTGTTCCCTCTGTGCTTGTATAGTTCGTGAGCCCAGGAATATCGTACCAGTTGCTAGTCCCATCGTTCCAATACTTCGTTAAGCTATCTGTGCCAGAGCAGGTTGGAGTAAAGTCCGCATTGGGCCAAGCTGACGCCCCTGAGCCTCCGCCTTGCTGACCTGCTGGGATTTCGCCACAGCCACCAGGAGTGGTCATGTACTTATCTGTACCGCTTCCAGAGGTCGCACCAGGGCTTAAGCTTCCTAAGAATATCGAACCACCTGCGCAGACAGCACCAGGGCTTGGGCTTCCTAAACAGGGGTCATTGATACTTGTCCAGTTGTCACCTGCCGTGGCCGTCCCGATATTACCTAAAGCATCCACCGCACGAACAAAAACTGTGTACTGCGTGCTTGTATCAAGGGTAATTCCCGTCACCGCAGCACCACTTGTATGATTGGTCCAATCGTAAATCAGCGCACTGTTAGAGGTTCTAATGATCCGCACCTGATGATTGGCCACTGTGCTACCGCCGCTATCTACACCTGCGGTATAAGTGATCGTAGGGCTTGTACTAAGATTACTCGGCA contains these protein-coding regions:
- a CDS encoding four helix bundle protein produces the protein MSRYRHLPIYKLTYELLGRVNVATKNFPREYKFTLAQSLQQEVIELVILIYRANAALNKSPVIDTMLERLQVIELLIRLAHDLKILPLKHDAALVEMTESISKQSQGWKKSISKK